A single Streptomyces sp. Edi2 DNA region contains:
- a CDS encoding DUF1203 domain-containing protein: MTTHTAHRTDAHTTDCTAHAIPEAALAELRVTDDAGRPAEPFTAREDGVPQDCIGALLRCCLRDARAGERVALVSYAPLRRWAAGSGAKPGAYDEQGPVFIHAGACGGPDVAAGRYPAMRAGALRVLRRYNAQGQIIGGRQLEVPEETQAAFDAALGEAFADPETALVHVRAVEYGCFQFEVRRVS, translated from the coding sequence ATGACAACCCACACCGCGCACCGGACCGACGCTCACACGACCGACTGCACCGCTCACGCCATCCCCGAGGCCGCGCTCGCGGAACTGAGGGTCACCGACGACGCCGGGCGGCCCGCCGAGCCGTTCACCGCACGCGAGGACGGCGTGCCCCAGGACTGCATCGGGGCCCTGCTGCGCTGCTGTCTGCGCGACGCCCGGGCCGGGGAGCGGGTGGCGCTGGTCTCGTATGCGCCGCTGCGCCGCTGGGCGGCCGGGAGCGGGGCGAAGCCCGGGGCGTACGACGAGCAGGGACCGGTGTTCATCCACGCCGGGGCGTGCGGCGGGCCGGACGTCGCGGCCGGCCGGTACCCGGCCATGAGGGCCGGCGCGCTGCGGGTACTGCGCCGCTACAACGCGCAGGGGCAGATCATCGGCGGCCGGCAGCTGGAGGTCCCCGAGGAGACGCAGGCAGCGTTCGATGCCGCCCTCGGGGAGGCGTTCGCGGACCCGGAGACGGCACTGGTGCACGTACGGGCCGTGGAGTACGGCTGCTTCCAGTTCGAGGTGCGGCGCGTCAGCTGA
- a CDS encoding amino acid permease encodes MNRTPSSAASAREHGDAVQGAGPDSSTTLSNGLKQRHLSMIALGGVIGAGLFVGSRAGIAAAGPSIVLAYAVSGALVMLIMRMLGEMAAANPASGSFSVHAERSIGSWAGFTVGWMFTALLCVAVAAEALGAADVMHQWFPGTQPWIWVLLFMAIFTGTNLTAVSNFGEFEFWFAALKVAAIGIFLILGLLAIFGMLPGSDAPGASHLTGDGGFLPKGVDGLMVGLLASVFAYGGLETVTIAAAESKDPVRGVARAVRTAMWRIALFYVGSMAIIVTVIPWSAPSIAKSGPYVAVLDYLKIPAAGQIMNVVILIALLSAVNANLYGASRMAYSLISRGQGPAFLGKVSGGVPRRSVLLCSAFGFLAVLFSFLWPTTVFQWLLNMVGAAVLVVWGFIAAAQLRMRRQLEREAPEKLVVKMWAFPVLTWVALAGIVVVLLLMVRDENQRIQLLFTGGFGAVLAVIGLIRQRSLGNGAGLAKK; translated from the coding sequence ATGAATCGGACACCCTCGTCCGCCGCATCCGCGCGCGAGCACGGCGACGCGGTCCAGGGCGCCGGCCCCGACAGCTCCACCACGCTGTCCAACGGCCTCAAGCAGCGCCACCTCTCGATGATCGCCCTGGGCGGGGTGATCGGCGCGGGACTGTTCGTCGGCTCCCGCGCCGGCATCGCGGCGGCCGGTCCGTCGATCGTGCTGGCCTACGCCGTCTCCGGCGCCCTGGTCATGCTGATCATGCGGATGCTCGGCGAGATGGCCGCGGCGAATCCGGCCTCCGGCTCCTTCTCGGTGCACGCCGAGCGCTCCATAGGCTCCTGGGCCGGGTTCACGGTGGGCTGGATGTTCACCGCCCTGCTGTGTGTGGCGGTGGCGGCCGAGGCGCTGGGCGCCGCGGACGTGATGCACCAGTGGTTCCCGGGCACCCAGCCCTGGATCTGGGTCCTGCTGTTCATGGCGATCTTCACGGGAACGAACCTGACCGCGGTCTCCAACTTCGGTGAGTTCGAGTTCTGGTTCGCCGCCCTGAAGGTCGCGGCGATCGGCATCTTCCTGATCCTGGGCCTGCTGGCCATCTTCGGCATGCTCCCCGGCTCCGACGCCCCGGGTGCCTCGCACCTCACCGGTGACGGTGGCTTCCTCCCCAAGGGCGTCGACGGCCTGATGGTCGGTCTACTGGCCTCGGTGTTCGCCTACGGCGGGCTGGAGACGGTGACCATCGCGGCGGCCGAGTCCAAGGACCCGGTACGCGGAGTGGCCCGCGCCGTGCGCACCGCGATGTGGCGCATCGCCCTCTTCTACGTCGGCTCGATGGCCATCATCGTCACGGTCATCCCCTGGAGCGCCCCCTCCATCGCCAAGAGCGGCCCGTACGTGGCGGTCCTGGACTACCTCAAGATCCCCGCGGCCGGCCAGATCATGAACGTCGTCATCCTGATCGCGCTGCTCTCCGCGGTGAACGCCAACCTCTACGGCGCCTCGCGGATGGCCTACTCCCTCATCTCCCGCGGCCAGGGCCCGGCCTTCCTCGGCAAGGTGAGCGGCGGCGTTCCGCGCCGCTCCGTCCTGCTGTGCTCCGCCTTCGGCTTCCTCGCGGTCCTCTTCAGCTTCCTGTGGCCCACCACGGTCTTCCAGTGGCTGCTGAACATGGTCGGCGCGGCCGTCCTGGTGGTGTGGGGCTTCATCGCCGCCGCCCAGCTGCGGATGCGGCGGCAGCTGGAGCGCGAGGCGCCCGAGAAGCTCGTGGTGAAGATGTGGGCCTTCCCGGTCCTGACCTGGGTGGCGCTGGCGGGCATCGTCGTCGTGCTGCTGCTGATGGTGCGCGACGAAAACCAGCGGATCCAGCTGCTGTTCACCGGTGGCTTCGGGGCGGTGCTGGCCGTGATCGGACTCATCCGGCAGCGGTCGCTGGGCAACGGCGCAGGGCTGGCCAAGAAGTAG
- the pepN gene encoding aminopeptidase N, producing MPGENLSRDEAQERGRLLSVDSYDVALDVRSAVTSGPEGETFRSLTTLRFRCAEPGASAFADLLAPSVTSVTLNGRELDPAAVFDGTRITLDALAAENTLVVDARCAYSRTGEGLHRFVDPEDGEVYLYTQYEPADARRVFANFEQPDLKAPFTFEVTAPEGWTVLSNGAQEGEAEGGRHRFATTEPISTYITAVVAGPYHYVCDVYRRTFEDGTELEVPLGALCRKGLAKHFDADDVFTVTKQGLDFFHDHFDFPYPFGKYDSAFVPEYNLGAMENPGCVTFREEFIFRGKVTEASYEHRANVILHEMAHMWFGDLVTMQWWDDLWLKESYADFMGAFALVGATRFADGWITFANRRKSWAYHADQLPSTHPVTADIRDLEDAKLNFDGITYAKGAAVLKQLVAYVGQDAFLEGARRYFKRHAYGNTRLGDLLAALEETSGRELASWSRAWLETAGVNSLTPQVTYDAQDRITELSILQEAAPSHPQLRVHRVAVGLYRRQDGLAEGGGSALVRYARAEVDVDGPRTAVPELAGLERPELVLVNDEDLTYAKVRFDEGSLATLRARLGDLADPMARAVCWAALWGLTRDGLVPARDYLDLVRRFAGRETGIGVLQSLHGQARTALEQYSAPEHREQAARELAEAALHELRLAEPGSGHQLAWARHFIALAAAPADLQLLQGLLDGTAKIDGLDVDQELRWTILEPLAAHGVADEGVISAELARDNTASGKRHQVRCLAARPSAEVKAEAWEAAVESDALSNALVEATNAGFAQFGQRELLTPYRARYFAAIERVWRERSIEIAMEVVRALFPAWLVEQDTLDAADGWLDGHPQAAPALRRLVLEKRDDLARALRAQACDEAAGARP from the coding sequence GTGCCAGGTGAGAATCTGTCCCGGGACGAGGCGCAGGAACGGGGCCGGCTGCTGAGCGTCGACTCCTACGACGTGGCGCTGGACGTCCGCTCAGCGGTCACCTCCGGTCCGGAAGGGGAGACCTTCCGCTCCCTGACGACGCTGCGCTTCCGCTGTGCCGAGCCCGGTGCCTCGGCCTTCGCCGACCTGCTGGCGCCGTCGGTCACCTCGGTCACGCTCAACGGCCGGGAGCTGGACCCCGCAGCGGTCTTCGACGGCACCCGGATCACGCTGGACGCGCTCGCCGCCGAGAACACCCTGGTCGTCGACGCCCGGTGCGCCTACAGCCGGACCGGTGAGGGCCTGCACCGCTTCGTGGACCCCGAGGACGGCGAGGTCTACCTCTACACCCAGTACGAGCCGGCCGATGCCCGCCGGGTTTTCGCCAATTTCGAACAGCCCGATCTGAAGGCCCCGTTCACCTTCGAGGTCACCGCCCCCGAGGGCTGGACCGTGCTCAGCAACGGTGCCCAGGAGGGCGAGGCCGAGGGAGGGCGGCACCGCTTCGCGACGACCGAGCCGATCTCGACGTACATCACGGCCGTGGTCGCCGGCCCGTACCACTACGTCTGTGACGTCTACCGGCGTACGTTCGAGGACGGCACGGAGCTGGAGGTGCCGCTGGGCGCGCTGTGCCGCAAGGGCCTGGCGAAGCACTTCGACGCGGACGACGTCTTCACCGTCACCAAGCAGGGCCTGGACTTCTTCCACGACCACTTCGACTTCCCCTACCCGTTCGGGAAGTACGACAGCGCCTTCGTCCCGGAGTACAACCTCGGGGCCATGGAGAACCCGGGCTGTGTCACCTTCCGCGAGGAGTTCATCTTCCGCGGGAAGGTGACCGAGGCGTCCTACGAGCACCGGGCCAACGTCATCCTGCACGAGATGGCGCACATGTGGTTCGGCGACCTGGTCACCATGCAGTGGTGGGACGACCTGTGGCTCAAGGAGTCCTACGCGGACTTCATGGGCGCCTTCGCGCTGGTGGGGGCGACGCGCTTCGCCGACGGCTGGATCACCTTCGCCAACCGCCGCAAGTCCTGGGCCTACCACGCCGACCAGCTGCCCTCCACCCACCCGGTCACCGCCGACATCCGTGACCTGGAGGACGCCAAGCTCAACTTCGACGGCATCACCTACGCCAAGGGCGCGGCCGTCCTCAAGCAACTGGTGGCGTACGTGGGCCAGGACGCCTTCCTGGAGGGCGCGCGGCGCTACTTCAAGCGGCACGCCTACGGCAACACCCGGCTCGGGGACCTGCTGGCGGCGCTGGAGGAGACCTCGGGCCGGGAACTGGCGTCCTGGTCGCGGGCCTGGCTGGAGACCGCGGGCGTCAACTCCCTCACCCCGCAGGTCACCTATGACGCGCAGGACCGGATCACCGAGCTGAGCATCCTCCAGGAGGCGGCGCCCTCGCACCCGCAGCTGCGGGTGCACCGGGTCGCGGTCGGCCTCTACCGGCGGCAGGACGGACTCGCGGAGGGCGGCGGCTCGGCGCTGGTGCGCTACGCCCGCGCCGAGGTGGACGTGGACGGGCCGCGGACCGCCGTACCCGAGCTGGCCGGCCTCGAACGCCCCGAACTGGTGCTGGTCAACGACGAGGACCTGACGTACGCCAAGGTCCGCTTCGACGAGGGGTCGCTGGCCACCCTGCGGGCCCGGCTCGGCGATCTGGCCGACCCGATGGCGCGGGCGGTGTGCTGGGCCGCGCTGTGGGGCCTGACCCGCGACGGGCTGGTGCCGGCCCGCGACTACCTCGACCTGGTACGGCGGTTCGCCGGCCGGGAGACCGGCATCGGCGTGCTGCAGTCGCTGCACGGACAGGCACGGACGGCGCTGGAGCAGTACTCCGCGCCGGAACACCGGGAGCAAGCCGCCCGGGAGCTCGCCGAGGCCGCGCTGCACGAGCTGCGGCTGGCCGAGCCCGGCAGCGGCCATCAGCTCGCCTGGGCCCGGCACTTCATCGCCCTCGCCGCCGCCCCCGCCGATCTCCAGCTGCTCCAGGGCCTGCTGGACGGCACCGCGAAGATCGACGGCCTGGACGTGGACCAGGAGCTGCGCTGGACGATCCTGGAGCCGCTGGCCGCGCACGGCGTCGCGGATGAGGGCGTGATCAGCGCCGAGCTGGCCCGCGACAACACCGCCTCCGGCAAGCGCCACCAGGTGCGCTGCCTGGCCGCCCGCCCCTCGGCCGAGGTCAAGGCCGAGGCATGGGAGGCGGCCGTGGAGTCCGATGCGCTCTCCAACGCCCTGGTGGAGGCGACGAACGCCGGGTTCGCCCAGTTCGGGCAGCGGGAGCTGCTGACTCCTTACCGGGCGCGCTACTTCGCGGCGATCGAGCGGGTGTGGCGGGAGCGCTCCATCGAGATCGCGATGGAGGTGGTGCGTGCGCTGTTCCCGGCCTGGCTGGTGGAGCAGGACACCCTGGACGCCGCGGACGGCTGGCTGGACGGGCACCCCCAGGCGGCGCCCGCGCTGCGCCGGCTGGTCCTGGAGAAGCGGGACGATCTGGCCCGGGCCCTGCGGGCACAGGCTTGTGACGAGGCGGCCGGGGCGAGGCCGTAA
- a CDS encoding amino acid permease, translated as MHDAPTHAVESSPGTAADGKEPLAAGLKQRHLTMLGLGGVIGAGLFVGSGAGIAVAGPGIVLSYLIAGALAMLVMRMLGEMSAAMPASGAFSVHAERALGRWAGFSVGWLYWFLLVVVLAVEATGAAQIANGWLPAVPQWGWVLIFMIVFTAANLAAVKNFGEFEFWFATLKVTAIVLFLALSLLAVFGVLPDTEPVGLANLTGHGGFLPHGWSGVVSGVLAVVFAFGGLEVVTIAAAESDDPARAVGRAVRSAVWRILFFYVGSMLVIVTLLPWSSMQPGKSPYVAVLDSIGVPGAGQIMNIVVFVALLSALNANLYGSSRMVFSLAERGEAPRALLKVSGGGVPRRAVLASVAFGFVSVLLNLKWPDSVFLYMLNAVGAVLLFVWGLIAVSQLRLRPRIAREEPGKLTLRMWGFPYLTWAALVAMGAVLILMLTDDTARPQLLWSAGATGLVLLVAGVRALRERRAR; from the coding sequence ATGCACGACGCACCGACCCACGCCGTCGAGTCCTCCCCGGGGACGGCTGCCGACGGGAAAGAGCCGCTGGCCGCGGGCCTCAAGCAGCGCCATCTGACGATGCTGGGCCTGGGCGGAGTGATCGGCGCGGGCCTGTTCGTGGGCTCCGGCGCGGGGATCGCGGTGGCCGGGCCCGGGATCGTGCTGTCGTATCTGATCGCGGGCGCGCTGGCCATGCTGGTCATGCGGATGCTCGGCGAGATGTCGGCGGCGATGCCGGCGTCCGGTGCGTTCTCGGTGCACGCCGAGCGGGCGCTCGGGCGCTGGGCCGGGTTCAGCGTCGGCTGGCTGTACTGGTTCCTGCTGGTCGTGGTGCTGGCCGTGGAGGCCACCGGTGCGGCGCAGATCGCGAACGGCTGGCTACCCGCGGTGCCGCAGTGGGGCTGGGTGCTGATCTTCATGATCGTCTTCACCGCCGCCAACCTGGCCGCGGTGAAGAACTTCGGCGAGTTCGAGTTCTGGTTCGCGACGCTGAAGGTCACCGCGATCGTGCTGTTCCTCGCGCTGAGCCTGCTGGCGGTCTTCGGGGTGCTGCCGGACACCGAGCCCGTCGGGCTGGCGAACCTCACCGGACACGGCGGGTTCCTGCCGCACGGCTGGTCCGGGGTGGTCTCCGGGGTCCTGGCCGTGGTGTTCGCCTTCGGCGGCCTGGAGGTCGTCACCATCGCCGCGGCCGAGTCGGACGATCCGGCGCGTGCGGTGGGCCGGGCGGTGCGCAGCGCGGTCTGGCGCATCCTGTTCTTCTACGTCGGCTCGATGCTGGTCATCGTGACCCTGCTGCCCTGGTCGTCGATGCAGCCGGGCAAGAGCCCCTACGTCGCGGTGCTGGACAGCATCGGGGTGCCGGGCGCCGGCCAGATCATGAACATCGTGGTGTTCGTGGCGCTGCTCTCCGCGCTGAACGCCAATCTCTACGGCTCGTCACGGATGGTCTTCTCGCTGGCCGAGCGGGGCGAGGCGCCGCGGGCGCTGCTGAAGGTGTCGGGCGGAGGGGTGCCGCGCCGTGCGGTGCTCGCCTCGGTGGCGTTCGGGTTCGTCTCCGTCCTGCTGAATCTGAAGTGGCCGGATTCGGTCTTCCTCTACATGCTCAATGCGGTCGGCGCGGTGCTGCTCTTCGTCTGGGGCCTGATCGCCGTCTCCCAGCTGCGGCTGCGTCCGCGGATCGCCCGCGAGGAGCCCGGGAAGCTGACCCTGCGGATGTGGGGCTTCCCGTATCTGACCTGGGCGGCGCTGGTGGCGATGGGCGCGGTGCTGATCCTGATGCTGACCGATGACACGGCCCGGCCGCAGCTGCTGTGGTCGGCCGGGGCGACCGGCCTGGTGCTGCTCGTCGCGGGCGTGCGCGCGCTTCGGGAGCGCCGCGCACGCTGA
- a CDS encoding TIGR03767 family metallophosphoesterase, translating into MSRIRSAATFDRRTFLTATGAAGAATGLGLAFGVGPDRQAQAATVASGPAPAAPVPVDAPAVPRTPYTRGTTLAGVSAPRGSGGYRRLGDGPAWDRVVRADLATAHGGRDKRRTALASFVQFTDLHLVDVQSPLRYEYLRAETASAWRPQEALSVAGAVSLVERVNALPGGPATGAPLSFVMTTGDNTDNNSKLELEWFLTAMSGGRITPNSGDPRRYEGVQDSGLPLYWQPERALRDADKKLGFPQLDGFLAAAIRTVHSPGLHLPWYSTVGNHDSLPGGCYAPGDPFWAEIATGGRKLETLPAAEAAKVWKAVKDGLDPEGADFKRLLTAHAKQARRVTPDERRAPFTRAEYLRAHLDPAHTGPGPHGHGYTSAHLDEDRLYYTFRVSDDVLGISLDTTDPGGHYTGSVGDAQLRWLERTLKENEKGEKAHVLVFSHHTSKTMNNTRPDPARPHEKRHSGAELVEVLAAHPRVVGWINGHSHKNDITAHGSFWEVSTASHIDFPQLARVIELVDNHDGTLSLFTTLVESAAPHRTDFGDLSQTGLAALYRELSFNAPEARSDLAGTARDRNVELLLKRS; encoded by the coding sequence ATGTCCCGTATACGGTCCGCCGCCACCTTCGACCGCCGTACGTTCCTCACCGCCACCGGAGCGGCCGGCGCCGCCACCGGGCTCGGGCTCGCCTTCGGCGTCGGCCCGGACCGGCAGGCGCAGGCCGCCACCGTGGCCTCCGGCCCGGCCCCTGCCGCACCGGTCCCGGTCGACGCCCCCGCCGTCCCCCGTACGCCGTACACCCGGGGCACCACCCTCGCCGGGGTCTCCGCCCCGCGCGGCAGCGGAGGCTACCGCAGGCTCGGTGACGGCCCCGCCTGGGACCGGGTGGTCCGCGCCGACCTCGCCACGGCGCACGGCGGGCGCGACAAGCGGCGCACCGCGCTGGCGTCGTTCGTGCAGTTCACCGATCTGCACCTGGTCGATGTGCAGAGCCCGCTGCGCTACGAGTACCTGCGCGCCGAGACCGCCAGCGCCTGGCGGCCCCAGGAGGCGCTGTCGGTCGCCGGGGCCGTCTCGCTGGTCGAGCGGGTCAATGCGCTGCCCGGCGGGCCCGCCACCGGCGCCCCGCTGTCCTTCGTGATGACCACCGGCGACAACACCGACAACAACTCCAAGCTGGAGCTGGAGTGGTTCCTGACCGCGATGAGCGGCGGCAGGATCACCCCGAACTCCGGCGACCCGCGCCGCTACGAAGGCGTCCAGGACAGCGGGCTGCCGCTGTACTGGCAGCCGGAGCGCGCCCTGCGCGACGCCGACAAGAAGCTGGGCTTCCCGCAGCTGGACGGGTTCCTGGCGGCCGCGATCCGCACCGTCCACAGCCCGGGCCTGCACCTGCCCTGGTACTCGACGGTCGGTAACCACGACTCGCTGCCCGGCGGCTGCTACGCCCCCGGCGACCCCTTCTGGGCCGAGATCGCCACCGGCGGCCGCAAGCTGGAGACGCTGCCCGCCGCCGAGGCCGCCAAGGTCTGGAAGGCGGTCAAGGATGGCCTCGACCCCGAGGGGGCGGACTTCAAGCGGCTGCTGACGGCGCACGCCAAGCAGGCCAGGAGGGTCACCCCCGACGAGCGGCGCGCCCCCTTCACCCGGGCCGAGTATCTGCGCGCCCACCTCGACCCGGCGCACACCGGCCCCGGTCCGCACGGCCACGGCTACACCTCCGCGCATCTCGACGAGGACCGCCTCTACTACACCTTCCGGGTCTCCGATGACGTCCTCGGGATCAGCCTGGACACCACCGACCCCGGCGGCCACTACACCGGCTCGGTCGGCGACGCCCAGCTGCGCTGGCTGGAGCGGACGCTGAAGGAGAACGAGAAGGGGGAGAAGGCCCATGTGCTGGTCTTCAGCCACCACACCAGCAAGACGATGAACAACACCCGGCCCGACCCGGCCCGCCCGCACGAGAAGCGGCACAGCGGCGCCGAGCTGGTGGAGGTGCTGGCCGCCCACCCCCGTGTCGTCGGCTGGATCAACGGCCACAGCCACAAGAACGACATCACCGCGCACGGCAGCTTCTGGGAGGTCTCCACCGCCTCGCACATCGACTTCCCGCAGCTGGCCCGGGTCATCGAGCTGGTGGACAACCACGACGGCACGCTGTCGCTGTTCACCACCCTGGTCGAGTCGGCCGCCCCGCACCGCACGGACTTCGGCGACCTCTCGCAGACCGGGCTGGCGGCCCTCTACCGCGAGCTGTCCTTCAACGCCCCCGAGGCCCGCAGCGACCTGGCGGGCACGGCCCGGGACCGCAACGTCGAGCTGCTGCTCAAGCGGAGCTGA
- a CDS encoding superoxide dismutase encodes MATYTLPELPYDYAALAPVISPEIIELHHDKHHAAYVKGANDTLEQLAEARDKDAWGAINGLEKNLAFHLSGHILHSIYWHNMTGDGGGEPLAKDGVGELADAIAESFGSFAQFKAQLTKASATTQGSGWGVLAYEPVSGRLIVEQIYDHQGNVGQGSVPILVFDAWEHAFYLQYKNQKVDFIEAMWQVVNWQDVAKRYATAKERAHSLLLAP; translated from the coding sequence ATGGCGACCTACACACTTCCGGAACTCCCCTACGACTACGCGGCGCTGGCACCGGTTATCAGCCCCGAGATCATCGAGCTGCACCACGACAAGCACCACGCGGCGTATGTGAAGGGCGCGAACGACACCCTGGAACAGCTCGCCGAGGCCCGCGACAAGGACGCGTGGGGCGCCATCAACGGCCTGGAGAAGAACCTCGCGTTCCACCTCTCCGGCCACATCCTGCACAGCATCTACTGGCACAACATGACCGGTGACGGCGGCGGCGAGCCGCTGGCGAAGGACGGCGTGGGCGAGCTGGCCGACGCGATCGCCGAGTCCTTCGGCTCGTTCGCGCAGTTCAAGGCCCAGCTGACCAAGGCCTCGGCCACCACCCAGGGCTCCGGCTGGGGCGTGCTCGCCTACGAGCCGGTCTCCGGCCGGCTGATCGTCGAGCAGATCTACGACCACCAGGGCAACGTCGGGCAGGGCTCGGTCCCGATCCTGGTCTTCGACGCCTGGGAGCACGCCTTCTACCTGCAGTACAAGAACCAGAAGGTGGACTTCATCGAGGCCATGTGGCAGGTCGTGAACTGGCAGGACGTCGCCAAGCGGTACGCCACCGCCAAGGAGCGCGCGCACAGCCTGCTGCTGGCGCCGTGA
- a CDS encoding aspartate-semialdehyde dehydrogenase, with amino-acid sequence MRIGIVGATGQVGGVVRGILAERNFPVEQLRLFASARSAGRTLPWQDTEITVEDAATADYSALDIVIFSAGGATSKALAEKVADAGPVVIDNSSAWRRDPEVPLVVSEVNPSAITDRPKGIIANPNCTTMAAMPVLRPLHEEAGLVSLVVATYQAVSGSGLAGVEELDGQIRKAVEQDATKLTHDGASVEFPEPDKYVRPIAFNVLPMAGAIVDDGLNETDEEQKLRNESRKILEIPDLKVSGTCVRVPVFTGHSLQINARFARPISPARAQELLAGAPGVTLSDVPTPLQAAGQDASFVGRIRTDETAENGLALFVSNDNLRKGAALNAVQIAELVAAELRG; translated from the coding sequence ATGAGGATCGGAATCGTCGGAGCCACCGGACAGGTCGGCGGCGTGGTGCGAGGCATCCTCGCCGAGCGGAACTTCCCGGTGGAGCAGCTGCGGCTGTTCGCTTCGGCCCGGTCCGCCGGACGGACACTGCCCTGGCAGGACACCGAGATCACGGTCGAGGACGCAGCCACCGCCGACTACTCGGCGCTGGACATCGTGATCTTCTCGGCCGGCGGCGCCACGTCCAAGGCGCTGGCGGAGAAGGTCGCCGACGCCGGCCCGGTCGTGATCGACAACTCCTCGGCCTGGCGCCGTGACCCCGAGGTCCCGCTGGTCGTCTCCGAGGTCAACCCGTCGGCGATCACCGACCGGCCCAAGGGCATCATCGCCAACCCGAACTGCACCACCATGGCCGCGATGCCGGTGCTGCGCCCGCTGCACGAGGAAGCCGGTCTGGTCTCCCTGGTCGTCGCCACCTACCAGGCGGTCTCCGGCAGTGGTCTGGCCGGCGTGGAGGAGCTGGACGGCCAGATCCGCAAGGCCGTCGAGCAGGACGCCACCAAGCTGACGCACGACGGCGCGTCCGTGGAGTTCCCCGAGCCGGACAAGTACGTCCGCCCGATCGCCTTCAATGTGCTGCCGATGGCCGGCGCGATCGTCGACGACGGTCTGAACGAGACCGACGAGGAGCAGAAGCTCCGCAACGAGAGCCGCAAGATCCTGGAGATCCCGGACCTGAAGGTGTCCGGCACCTGTGTCCGCGTCCCGGTCTTCACCGGCCACTCGCTGCAGATCAATGCCCGCTTCGCGCGTCCGATCAGCCCGGCCCGGGCCCAGGAGCTGCTGGCCGGCGCCCCCGGCGTCACCCTCTCGGACGTCCCCACCCCGCTCCAGGCCGCCGGCCAGGACGCGTCCTTCGTGGGCCGGATCCGTACGGACGAGACCGCCGAGAACGGTCTGGCGCTGTTCGTCTCCAACGACAACCTCCGCAAGGGCGCGGCGCTGAACGCCGTCCAGATCGCGGAGCTGGTCGCCGCGGAGCTGCGCGGCTGA
- a CDS encoding DsbA family protein produces the protein MSDTAKTPADFWFDPLCPWAWMTSRWMLEVEKVRPVEVRWHVMSLAVLNEDKLDQLPEEYAENMRPGGKAWGPVRVVIAAQQLHGDEAVGRLYTALGTRFHNEGLGVNPESIAAALEDAGLPAGLIEYAGKDTYDAELRASHKEGIDLVGQEVGTPVIAVPGHDGEQIAFFGPVVTPAPKGEEAAKLWDGTLMVASIPGFYEIKRTRTQGPVFD, from the coding sequence GTGTCCGACACCGCGAAGACCCCCGCCGACTTCTGGTTCGACCCGCTGTGCCCCTGGGCCTGGATGACCTCCCGCTGGATGCTGGAGGTGGAAAAGGTCCGCCCGGTCGAGGTGCGCTGGCATGTGATGAGCCTGGCGGTGCTGAATGAGGACAAGCTCGACCAGCTGCCTGAGGAGTACGCCGAGAACATGCGCCCCGGCGGCAAGGCCTGGGGCCCGGTCCGCGTGGTGATCGCCGCGCAGCAGCTGCACGGCGACGAGGCCGTGGGCAGGCTCTACACCGCGCTCGGCACCCGCTTCCACAACGAAGGCCTCGGGGTGAACCCGGAGAGCATCGCCGCCGCCCTCGAGGACGCGGGCCTGCCCGCCGGCCTGATCGAGTACGCCGGCAAGGACACCTACGACGCCGAACTGCGCGCCTCCCACAAGGAAGGCATCGACCTGGTCGGCCAGGAGGTCGGCACTCCGGTCATCGCCGTCCCCGGCCACGACGGCGAGCAGATCGCCTTCTTCGGCCCCGTCGTCACCCCGGCCCCCAAGGGCGAGGAGGCCGCCAAGCTGTGGGACGGGACGCTGATGGTCGCATCCATCCCCGGCTTCTACGAGATCAAGCGGACCCGGACCCAGGGCCCCGTCTTCGACTGA